The following DNA comes from Nocardioides sp. JQ2195.
GGCGAGATCGCGCCCCCCAGCACGTGGTAGCGGCCCCGGAACTCCCGGGTGCGCTCGATGGCCACGACGTCCTTGTACTCCTCGACGACGCACAGCACCGACGGGTCACGCCGCGGGTCACGACAGATGCGGCACTGCTCGTCCTCGGAGACGTTGAAGCACACCGAGCAGAACTTCACCTTCTCCTTGACCTTGACCAGGACCTCGGCCAGACGGCGTACGTCGGTCGGGTCGGCCTGCAGCAGGTGGAAGGCAATGCGTTGGGCGCTCTTCGGGCCCACGCCGGGGAGCTGACCGAGCTCGTCGATCAGGTCCTGGACGATTCCTTCGTACAAGTCAGAACCCCAGGCCGGGCAGGGAGTCCCCGCCGCCACCGGCACCACCCAGGCCGCCGCCACCGGCCAGCGGACCGAGGGTCTCGGCAGCCAGGGCGTCGACCTTGGCCTTGGCGTCACGCCACGCCGCGACGACGAGGTCGCCGAGATCGGCCAGGTCATCGGCGTCGTCACCGGCGAAGCTGCCCGCCTTGATGTCAACGCCCTGGAGGTCGCCGGCACCGCTCAGCCTCACGGTCACCACACCACTGCCCGCGCTCCCCTCGACCTCGGCCTCGGCGAGCTTGGCCTGGGCGCTGACCAGCTGCTCCTGCATCTGCTGGGCCTGTTGCAGGAGGGCGTTCATGTCGAAGCCGCCCTGGCCGAACTGCTCCGCTCCGAACGGGTTCTCAGTCATCGTGGTGCCTCTCGCGTCAGTCGTGCTTGATCTCTTGGATGACCTGCGCACCGAGCTCACGCTTGAGCAGCTCGGCTGCCGACAGCCCAGAGCTGTCGAGCTCGGGGTCGTCGGGACTCACATCTGCGTCGGCGGCCGCAGGATCGGCCCCGGCGGGTCGCTCGACCGCACCGGTGCGGGTCGGCTGGATGGCCTCGCGCGCCGCGTTGAGCGCATGGTTGGGCGTCGTCTCGGTCGCCGTGGGGGCCGGTTCGTCGCTCGGCGTGGGCTGGGCCGCCGCCTCGGGAACCGGTGTCGACGGGTCGGCCCACGGCGGTGGGGAGTCGGGAGCAGCCGGCGCCTCGACCTGTGTCGGCGCGGCCGCGCTCGGTTGCTGGGCGACCTGCGGGACGTCCTGCTGGGGCGTCTGCTGCTGTGGTCGCGCCGCGGCCGGAGCCGCGCCGGGACCCTGCGCACCGGGGTCGACGATCGCCTCGATCTTCCAGTCGGAGCCGACCACGTCGATCGCGGCCTGCCGGACGATCTCGGGGCTGCCGCCGTTGACGAAGGACTCCCGCGCACCGGCATTGGCGAACCCGAGCGTGAGCGACTTGTCGTCGACCGCGACGACCTGGGCGTTCTGGGTGAGGTGGATCCAGGTCACCCGTCGCTTCAGCTTCGTGGCCTCGACGATGTCGGGCCAGAGCTGGCGGACGTCGCTCAGGCTGAGCCCGGTCTTCGGCGCGCCGGTGTCGGGAGCCGGTGACTCCTGCGGGGTGGCCGCTGGGGCCGCCTGCGGTGCATCCTGCGGGGCTGACTGGGCACCGGGTGCCTGCTGCGGTGCACTGCCTGCGCCGGTGCCGGAGGTGGCACTGCGACCCGGCTCGGCCGACCCCGGTTGCCCGGGGGCCGACTGGCCTGGCTCGGACCCGAAGGCGCCAGGAGCGCCTGGCGCGGGAGCGTCCGGTGTCGACGTCTGCGGGGACGCTGCCTGCGGAGGCGGCGCGGAGATCGACGGCTGCCCGCCCGAGGGCGCAGCCTGCTGGGCCGCCGGGGAGGGCTGCTGCGCAACGGGAGCAGCCGCGGACGCAGGCCGCGGCGCGGCCGGGGCGGAGACGGACTGGGCCGCCGTCCTGGCGGCCTGGGGCGCGGCTGGCGCTGGCTGCTGCGCTCCCCGGGCGGCAGCCGGCTCCGGCACTCCCCCGGTGATCGCGACGCGGCGCTCGATCCGGTCGAGGCGGGCGCTGAGGCCGTCGGTGGAGTCGTCGGCTCCGGGCAGCAGCACCCGGGCACAGATCAGCTCGAGCAGCAGCCGGGGCGCCGTCGCGCCCCGCATCTCGGTCAATCCGGTGGCGAAGAGGTCAGCAGCCCGGCTCAGCCCCGCGACGCCGTAGCGGGTGGCCTGTGCGGTGAGCCGCTCGGCGGCATCCTCGGCGACGTCGATCAGTCCGGTCGCGGACGCGTCGGGCACGGCGGCGATGATCACCAGGTCACGGAGCCGGCGCAGCAGGTCCTCCGCGAAGCGGCGAGGGTCCTGACCGGTCTCGATGACCTTGTCGACCACCCCGAACACCGAGGCTCCGTCACCGGCCGAGAAGGCGTCGACGACCTCGTCGAGCAGGGTGTCGGGCGTGTAGCCGAGCAGGCCGGTGGCCAACGCATGGGTGACGCCCTCGGGCCCGGCACCCCCGAGCAGCTGGTCGAGCACGGACATGGTGTCGCGAGCGGAGCCGCCGCCGGCGCGCACGACGAGGGGCAGCGCGGCCGGCTCGATGGTGACGCCCTCCAGCTCGCACAGCTCACCGAGGTAGGTCGACAACAACCGCGGCGGGATCAGCCGGAACGGGTAGTGGTGGGTGCGTGAGCGGATGGTCGGGATGACCTTCTCGGGCTCGGTGGTGGCGAAGATGAACCGCAGGTGGGGCGGCGGCTCCTCGACCAGCTTGAGCAGGGCGTTGAAGCCCTGCGGCGAGACCATGTGGGCCTCGTCGATGATGTAGACCTTGTAGCGGCTCCTGACCGGGGCGAAGAACGCCTTCTCGCGCAGGTCGCGGGCGTCGTCGACGCCACCGTGGGACGCCGCGTCGATCTCGATCACGTCGATGGATCCCGGGCCCCCCCGGGCCAGGTCGCGGCACGACTCGCACTCGCCACAGGGATCGGCGATCGGCGCCTTCTCGCAGTTGAGCGCACGAGCGAGGATGCGCGCCGAGGTGGTCTTGCCACAACCGCGCGGACCGGAGAAGAGATAGGCGTGGTTGACCCGGTTGTTCGCCAGCGCAGCACGCAACGGCTCGGTGACGTGATCCTGACCGATGACCTCGGCGAAGGTCTCGGGCCGGTAGCGGCGGTAGAGGGCGAGGGGTGCTTCCACGTTGTGAACCCTAACCACCACCGGTGACACCCGAAAGGTCGCCCGCGAGCGGAGGCTCAGAACGTGTGGAACCAGCGATCCCGCTCGAGCCGGACTCCGGGGCAGGTGATGTTGTGGTCACGGTGGTCGGCGACCCACTGGCCGAAGACCGCGTCACCGCCCTGGAAGGACCACTCGGCGCCGCAACGCTCCTCGGCGACCGCCTGCGAGTTGAGGCCCGCCGGGCGCCACTCCGGGGCCCCGAAGGTCAGGCCACCCACGATCTTCGACCACATCGACGGGAGCGAGTAGAACCCGATCCGCAGCTCCTGGTCGCGGTAGCCACGCACGGTGCCCTCCACGACGGCCGCATTGGCCTCGGTGTCGGAGCTCCACTCGAAGGTGCCGACGGGTTCCACGTCGATCCACACGATCGGGCTGTCGAGGCCGGCGGCGTTCATCGTCCGCACGTTGTGCAGTGCTGCCTGGTAGCCGACGTTGCGCAGTGCGCCGAGCCGGGAGCTGCCGTCGTACGGCCCGTCGTCGCCGAGCTTCTCGACCGTCGCGGCGTCGGGATGGCTGACGATCGCGTACGCCGCCACCATCAGGTCGCGCTCGCGGGCCCACGCGAGCTGGTCCTCGAGGCAGGGATTGACCGTGAACGACGGACTGTTGGTGAGCCCGATGATCACGAACTCGGCCTCCGGCACGGGCATCGGTTGTCCCTGCCCCTGCTTCTCGGGGATGCCCATCCCCTTGGGGCACTGCGGCCAGCTGACGTCGGCGCCGCGCAGCGGCCCCAGCGTCGGCCCGTCCACCTCCTGCGACTTGTTGTAGTCGGCGGCCAGCGACTCCAGGTCGCTGGGCACCACGAGGTCCTCCGTGCGTACGGCGTCGGGCGGCGGCGTGCTGGAGGCGCTGGGCGCAGCGGACTCCGAGGGGTCAGCGCCGGATCCACCACCCTCCGAGCAGGCAGCCACGGACAGCACGAGGGCCACAGGCAGCAACCACGCGGCACCCCGTCGAATACCCATGCTCGGAGGATACGTGCTGTGCGCCCGGTGCCGACCGGTCCGATCGCACCCGGAGACGCAAAGGCCCCCCGTGCACCCGACAGAGCTCACCTGCCCTTGCTGCCTTCCGGCCCTGGGGGAGTTCAGCGAGATGCCGCCGCACGGGGGGTTGCCGAGAGTGTAGGCCAGAGGCCGGACAGCAACCAAAGTGAGTGACCCTCGACGGCCGGATTTCTCACCCTCGGCACGGGCAGGTAATCTCCTCCGCGGAGGTATCGCCTAGTGGCCTATGGCGCTCGCTTGGAAAGCGGGTTGGGTTAACGCCCTCGGGGGTTCGAATCCCCCTACCTCCGCCACTGGACGCCCGGACCACACGGTCCGGGCGTTCTTGGATTTCAACCGCCCGCACACCTCCCCACCCCGTGCCGCCTCGCCGTGCAGATCATGCCGACTTTTCGGTGACTGCGGGCTCAGCTGTCGCGGACCCGCTGCGACGCCGGGCTGCGACGCCGGCGGGGGTGGCGACGACGGCGGTCTCAGCCGCGGCGGCGGGCGGTCAACGGGCGCAGGATCAGCACCAGCAGCACCGCGCCACCCGCACCGACGCCCCACCAGACGAG
Coding sequences within:
- the recR gene encoding recombination mediator RecR, which encodes MYEGIVQDLIDELGQLPGVGPKSAQRIAFHLLQADPTDVRRLAEVLVKVKEKVKFCSVCFNVSEDEQCRICRDPRRDPSVLCVVEEYKDVVAIERTREFRGRYHVLGGAISPIDGIGPEQLRIRELMMRLADGTVTEVILATDPNLEGEATATFLTRNLKPMGLRVTRLASGLPVGGDLEYADEVTLGRAFAGRRSADD
- a CDS encoding YbaB/EbfC family nucleoid-associated protein — protein: MTENPFGAEQFGQGGFDMNALLQQAQQMQEQLVSAQAKLAEAEVEGSAGSGVVTVRLSGAGDLQGVDIKAGSFAGDDADDLADLGDLVVAAWRDAKAKVDALAAETLGPLAGGGGLGGAGGGGDSLPGLGF
- a CDS encoding DNA polymerase III subunit gamma and tau yields the protein MEAPLALYRRYRPETFAEVIGQDHVTEPLRAALANNRVNHAYLFSGPRGCGKTTSARILARALNCEKAPIADPCGECESCRDLARGGPGSIDVIEIDAASHGGVDDARDLREKAFFAPVRSRYKVYIIDEAHMVSPQGFNALLKLVEEPPPHLRFIFATTEPEKVIPTIRSRTHHYPFRLIPPRLLSTYLGELCELEGVTIEPAALPLVVRAGGGSARDTMSVLDQLLGGAGPEGVTHALATGLLGYTPDTLLDEVVDAFSAGDGASVFGVVDKVIETGQDPRRFAEDLLRRLRDLVIIAAVPDASATGLIDVAEDAAERLTAQATRYGVAGLSRAADLFATGLTEMRGATAPRLLLELICARVLLPGADDSTDGLSARLDRIERRVAITGGVPEPAAARGAQQPAPAAPQAARTAAQSVSAPAAPRPASAAAPVAQQPSPAAQQAAPSGGQPSISAPPPQAASPQTSTPDAPAPGAPGAFGSEPGQSAPGQPGSAEPGRSATSGTGAGSAPQQAPGAQSAPQDAPQAAPAATPQESPAPDTGAPKTGLSLSDVRQLWPDIVEATKLKRRVTWIHLTQNAQVVAVDDKSLTLGFANAGARESFVNGGSPEIVRQAAIDVVGSDWKIEAIVDPGAQGPGAAPAAARPQQQTPQQDVPQVAQQPSAAAPTQVEAPAAPDSPPPWADPSTPVPEAAAQPTPSDEPAPTATETTPNHALNAAREAIQPTRTGAVERPAGADPAAADADVSPDDPELDSSGLSAAELLKRELGAQVIQEIKHD